In Hermetia illucens chromosome 1, iHerIll2.2.curated.20191125, whole genome shotgun sequence, one genomic interval encodes:
- the LOC119646462 gene encoding deoxyribose-phosphate aldolase — MGFNKEIPFDEAWLKKVSIDLRQLDAVLHHLISPHKVTGQNRIVWAIKALTLTDLTTLAGDDTAANVSRLCQRAAFPFPVDCLADLDPKTQEKIHTAAVCVYPSRVGDAYRALSAIGKEKVVPIAAVATGFPTGQYSLESRLKEIEFAISQGASEIDIVIDRSLALQGRWNDVYNEIVQMRRVCGTRAHLKAILAIGELGTMENVYKASMVAMMAGSDFIKTSTGKEGVNATLQVGLVMIHAIQDFYRRTGYKIGLKPAGGVRTVNDAIAWLTLIKETLGPEWLQPELFRFGASGLLDDIEKVVKSSLC; from the exons ATGGGTTTTAACAAGGAAATTCCTTTCG ACGAGGCTTGGCTCAAGAAAGTATCCATCGACCTTCGCCAGCTGGACGCAGTTCTCCACCACCTTATCAGCCCCCACAAAGTTACCGGACAAAACAGGATAGTATGGGCCATAAAAGCGCTGACGCTGACCGACTTAACTACCTTGGCTGGTGACGATACTGCAGCTAACGTATCCCGACTGTGCCAGAGAGCGGCGTTCCCATTCCCGGTAGACTGCCTTGCAGACTTGGATCCAAAAACGCAGGAGAAAATTCACACGGCGGCAGTTTGTGTGTATCCATCCCGCGTTGGTGACGCTTATCGAGCTCTCTCGGCTATTGGCAAGGAAAAAGTAGTTCCAATTGCAGCAGTGGCCACTGGATTCCCGACTGGACAGTATTCCTTGGAGAGTCGCCTGAAGGAGATTGAATTCGCTATAAGCCAAGGTGCATCCGAAATTGATATTGTGATCGACAGGAGTCTGGCACTGCAAGGACGCTGGAACGATGTGTATAACGAAATTGTACAAATGCGACGTGTCTGTGGGACTAGAGCTCATCTGAAAGCGATCCTGGCAATTGGTGAACTTGGAACTATGGAAAAC GTCTACAAAGCATCAATGGTAGCGATGATGGCTGGCTCAGATTTCATCAAAACTTCAACAGGAAAAGAAGGAGTCAACGCTACACTTCAAGTTGGTCTTGTTATGATTCATGCCATCCAAGACTTCTACCGAAGGACAGGATACAAAATTGGCTTGAAACCCGCTGGAGGAGTGCGAACTGTAAACGACGCGATTGCATGGCTCACTCTTATCAAGGAAACACTAGGACCAGAATGGCTTCAACCGGAACTATTTCGATTCGGTGCATCAGGACTTCTCGACGATATCGAAAAAGTTGTAAAGAGTTCACTCTGCTGA
- the LOC119646464 gene encoding uncharacterized protein LOC119646464, with amino-acid sequence MPEVLSFQPSTFTAHLFQANISEANFVYRVLKMENSLFIYIAEAGFECLNELAVAMPMRNSDEVVATTITGPLLGCDSKELALKISKRLKKQIYLSCNVATDRLVRPLLEKHLVEQIKEHPDWF; translated from the coding sequence ATGCCGGAAGTTCTCTCATTCCAACCCTCAACCTTCACGGCGCACTTGTTCCAAGCCAACATTTCAGAGGCTAATTTCGTATATCGCGTGCTGAAAATGGAGAATTCGCTATTTATCTACATCGCAGAAGCTGGATTCGAGTGCCTCAATGAGCTCGCCGTGGCCATGCCCATGCGAAACAGTGACGAAGTTGTGGCCACCACCATCACGGGTCCTCTTCTGGGTTGCGATTCAAAGGAATTAGCTCTGAAGATCTCGAAACGTTTGAAGAAACAAATCTACTTGAGTTGTAATGTGGCGACAGACCGACTGGTCCGTCCGCTGCTCGAGAAACATTTAGTGGAACAAATAAAAGAGCATCCCGACTGGTTCTAG